The sequence below is a genomic window from Callithrix jacchus isolate 240 chromosome 16, calJac240_pri, whole genome shotgun sequence.
GGTAAAAAGTGCAGAATTGACTGCaacaaaattccatttaaaaaccCAGATAAGAATATTGAAAGAGTTAAATATACTGAGAAGGATATTTAAAGAgttaaatattctgaaaattcACAGAGTTATGAAGCTGTAGTAGCGTTCAGGGctttgaggaagaaaaaataacttcCTCTATTTCGGTGGGTGAAGATCCAATTGAAACATGAGAAGGaaacaaaacatacatatttaatatgaatATTATGGATATGTGCAGgaaatcatagttaatatgtgaattcagtatgtatgtatattatatgaaatatatatacataagtatTGTATATGTCCATAGTTTTATCTTCATTGCATCTGTTACTGAGGATGCTGGGTTTGAGAAGCTGCTTTGAGTCTGTGCAGCATTTCACAGCTGTGAGGCTCTTCTACAGGCAGCTGGTTTACAAGGCTAGAGAGTAAGAAGTGGGCTGGCTGCTCGAACAAGAGTGATAGGCAGAAACTGGCTCTGCAAGCTCAAGTCTTCTCCAAAGGCCACAGACTCTGTGAGGTTTTAATTCAAATATGCCAAAATATGACCAGATCGTAAGAggtctaaaaagtaaaaacaagagtAAAGGATATGTAGATTCACACTTTTTACCCAAAAATAAGATTTCTGGTCATTTAAAAACTCAGCTTGCTTTCCAcgaatgtatttattatattccACTAAAATGGTCTATGATAAATACCCTCATGTTTACACTAATCCTTCAGTCCACGTTCTCTAACCTCAATGCCATAGCCAGTTTTAAAGCAAAGCAGTCTACTGCTCTGGGGGCTGAGTAGGTGGGTGGAAGAAAGGGAGAGTGAGGGGCAGAGTTGGCTGAGAATTTTCCTAGTGTTTTTCTGGGATTAGGAAGAGGGGGCAACAGTTTGAAACCCTTTGCCTTTTCCCTCGATGTTCACCCTGCCATGTGCTCCCCAGGATACAGACTCACAGCCAGCTGTCCCTGGACATCCGGAACTCGGAGTACCTCACCAGCATGCCCCCGCTGCCCGCAGAGTGCCTGGACATTGACGGCGATTGGAACACCCTGCCGGTCATCTTTGAGGACAGATATGTGGACTGCCCTGCGACAGGTTTGTCTGTTGTGTGTTGGAAAGACTCTGGAATAATACTGTCCAGTGGGTTTCCAACAGTGGCCTGGTTTGTTTATGTCCCAGCAGAAGGGAGACCAAATTAATGAAGGATTTTGTCAGTTTGTAGAGAGGAAACAAGGTAATGGTTTGAAACGACTTTATTTCCGTGAAATCGACAAACAGATCTAACAAAATAACAGTGAAAAGCTTACTCCTTGACTCCTTTTGAAGTGGAATTATATGTAATGCTTCAGTATTTTCACCTGCAAAATAGGAACCACAGCCTGCCCACTCCCACACCAGAGTGGCATGAGAGTCAGATGAAGATCCTTTCTTGTCTCAAATGTGCCATTCAAATAAATGCCATTTCCAGGTGAACTTTGAAGGCATTGGGCCATCTGGGCCACTGTCAGTGTGGAGTTGACACATTCTCCCCTTGTCTGCCTGGGTGTTTTTTCTCCATGTATTTCAATTCCCCGCATACTCTACAGCTTTGCCCATTAggtgaattggtgtgtatacatCATAGTGGTctgagtgagtgtgggtgtgtgtgagtgcgccCTGAGATGGGATGGAGTCTTGTCCAGAGCTGAGTCCTGCAATGAGGTGGTgtcttgtccaggctgatctgTTTTCCTGAGCCACCAGGAAAGGACAAAGTATGGAAGCACTCAGTGAGCTACCATATTTCTGATTGATTGTGAACTGTATAGGTTGGCAGGAGGTGCTCCTTACAATTTCACTTTGCAGACACATTCTTTGATCTCACCCACCACTGCTGCAACTGCTGTCACTCATTGAGTCGCCAAATACTCAGCAAATCATTATTATGATAGAGTCTttctctattgctcaggctggagtgcaatggtgtgatctcgggtcaccgaaacctttgcctcccgacttcaagtgatcctcctgcctcagccttctgaatagctgagattacaggcatgtgccaccatgcctggctaattttgtatttttagtagagacggagtttctccatgttggtcaggctggtctcgaactcctgacctcaagtgatccagctgtctcagcctaccaaagtgctgggattataggcgtgagccaccatgcctggcctatttgtttttattaattatttttaaatgtatgcataACTCAGATTTACTTCAGAGTtaaatattagaagtgttttaggtctttatttagaagtttattgGTGTTTTCGGGATCAGAAGTATGCCataggaacttaactcttgtttatagcAATTAACTTATAGTTAAAACTGATTCTATTATGCATCCTTTTAATCGTGTTATAGGTCAATGATTCCAGCAACCTATTAATGATGTTAAATGAGGACTTACTCTATATAGATTAATAGATGAATGATTCATTTCAGGAAGAAAAGATAACATGTTTGTGTACGTATTCAGAGTGCAATCTGTTTTGCTGATGTCACACAGAGTTTGTTAGTGGACTGAGAGGTCAAGGGAGTGCCCTGGGCATGAGGTCAAGGTTCGTTTCTTGTCCTGGCCCACGGCCCTGCTCCTGGAAACTCAGCAACCTAATTAGTCCCCTGCTCCCTTCAAGGATCAGAAAAACATCAGGCCCTATGCTGGAGGTTTTAGGTGCTTTATCTCTTTAATCCTATAAACAATCTCACAAGCTCTATGCCACAGAGAAAATCTGAGGCACTAAGTAAAAGAATTTATTAAAGATCACAAGCCTTATTAAAGGCAACATTCAAAGCCAGCTCAGTCTGATTTCAAAGTCCATGCTCTGTCTTGCTGTCTGTGCAAGGAGTTTTAAATCATTATGTTTAGGTGCCCATCATTTAAGCAATGCTTTAAAATGGCTAAATTTCAAAGATTCTGCAACCTGAGACttgtagaatatttaaaaaatccaggTGACTTCCAAGGGCAGTGCAACCTTGCAAACATAGGGTTATTTGGTTCTCAGTTATGCCCTGACATCTAGTGTCCACACAGTGTATAGCAGTTACAAAGAGTACAGGCCAGAGACAGTCTAAAAACAGCTGGTGGAAACAAGTTTGAAACATGACACAGACTTTTTcttctgtggggtgtgtgtgtgtgcatgtccatatgtgtgtttgcatatatatgtatgtgtatgtatgcatatgtaggtatgcatgtatatttataggTTAGTGCATCTTCATTAGAGTTATGATTTAACTACAGAGAATCTGAACTGTTGGAGGAGAAATTTATCACTCACTGTCTGAACCTCTAGTGTTATCATTATTAGGTTTGGTTGCAGATTGTCTTTCAGgcttttatttcttcacatattAACTTATGTTCTTGTGAATATAAATCTCAGGTCCTCAACTCGCAGGTGCAATTATATCacatatctctattttttttaacttacattttatttaattgtactttagattctggggtacatgtgcagattaggcagaattattgcataggtatacatatggcaatgtggtttgctgcttccacccccccatcacctacatcaggcatttctccccatgttatccctccccgacctccccaccccactgctgtccctaccttggcctcccccaaAAGATGccagtgtgatgctccctccctgtgtccatgtgttctcatcattcaacacctgcctatgagtgagaacatgcagtgtttgattttctgttcttgtgtcagttttctgagaatgatggtttccagattcatccacgtccctgcaaaggacacaaactcattgttttttgtggcttcatagtattccatggtgtgtatgtgctacattttttggtccagtctataattgatgggcattcaggttggttccaggtctttgtttgTCCAAACATGCAGTTTCCTCTAAGCCTTTGGTTATCCATATTTATGTTGTAAGCCCCAAAAATCTGAGCTATGTCTcggttaatttagaaagtttattttaccaAGGTCGAGGACATGTGCCTgtgacagcctcaggaggtcctgatcgcatatgcccaaggtggtcagaacACGGTTTGGTTTCATGCATTTTAGGGAGATGTGAGATATCAGTCAAGATATGTATAAGATGAACATCGGTTCAGTCAGGAAAGGCAGACAAttggaagcagggagggggcttccaggtcataggcagATAAGAGACAGagggttgcattcttttgagtttctgattagccccTCCAAAAGAGgtaatcagatatgcatttatctcagtgagcagaggggtgacttctgaatgggaggcaggtttacCTGAAGCAGTTCCAAGCTTggcttttccctttagcttagtgattttgggggtcCAGGATATATTCCTTTTACAATGTCACATTTTAGGACCAGCCTCTCCTTGCAGCTTCTGTGTTAAGCTTGAGGCTAGGACTCTGGTGTGCCAGATACATTCATCTTCCTAGAAGAACAAAGGCAGTCACTCTCAGAGGTGAGAAGCTCACCACCAGGCTTCTCTCCATGGACACTGGACCTCAGCCTTCTCAATCCCCCAGACTCCTTTCCCAGAAATATCTGTACCCCCACTCCAAACTAGAAGCTTTTCTTGAAGCCCTTCATCACTTACAGAGCATTTTGGTGATTCTTTAACCCCAGATCAAAAGCATGAGTGATAAAGAACTAATTTCTCTTTCCTCAAGAACCCAGTTACCTTAATATTTATGCCTTGCCATGATGTTATCAGAAATATTTGCATTCCATTCTTCCAGTGtaaggaaaaagggaaataaaaagttTACATTTCTATGTTAAAATAACAGCATTTGCTGGgaaccgtggctcacacctgtagtcccagcttctcaggaggctaagctgggaggttcgcttgagccgaggagtttgaggctacagtgagctatgactgtgcctcctgtcactgcactccagcctgagtgacagagtgacacactgtctctaaaaggaaaaaaacaactaaCTAAACCCATAATAGCATTTGTTCATGGTCTGTGACAGAACTATGGTGTATTAgtgtgttttcatgctgctgataaagacatactcgaaactgggtaatttatacagaaaaagaggtttaatggcctctcagttccatgtggctgaggaggcctcacaatcatggtgggagtTGAACGGCACATCTTAACATGGccgcaggcaaagagagaatgagaaccaagcaaaagggctttcctttataaagccatcaactctcgtgagacttactcactagcatgagaacagatggaTCGGAGAaacctcccccatgattcaattatgtccCACCAGCTCcttcccacaacatatgggaattatgggagctgcaattcaagataagatttggggtggggacatagccaaaccatatcacgtGGCCTAAGCATGTGTCCTGTGTCAGGCACTCTGCAAATTCTGTCTTTGTGTGTGCTCCCCCTATGCTCATGCCATGTCTCTCTATCCCAATGCAACTGGGAGATTTGCCTAAAGCCTGAAGAGTTGGTCAGATTGTCTGGTGTTGAGTCTTCCCCCTAACAATTAGTAACTGTGTAAAATTGCGCAAAGGGGTTGGAATTTTTCCTCCATAGGATTGCCATGACCAGTGGATTGATCAGTCCCTAAAACTCTTAAAAGAGCAACTGGCACAAAGGCATTCTGAATGCATGTTAGCTAACGCTTTTCATTAGTATCTGACTCTAAATCCATTCTTTCAATTAGATCCTTTGCTACCCTCATTTTTCTATAATTACAAGAGTGAAACCAATTATCTGCTATTTTGGAAACTGACTTACTTTCTGCGCTCCTTGTTTTCTGTCTTAACTGTCTGAGATgaatctgataatttttttttttattccaagaATCGATGACCTGTTAACTGTGATATAAAGACCAGATGACTCATTTATACAAGGCGTTCAAGTTCACCTATGGCATGGGTTCTCTCCCTGTCTGACTTCATACCCCAACACCTCACTCTTGTTCCATCCAGGTGGGAATAAGCCAATACCCAAGCAGAGTGtgcactcagcctcccaggccttTGTCCACACCATTCCCTGTGCCTGGTGTGGTTCATTTGCTCCTTTCTGAAGAAGCTCATTTCATATTCCCCAGCAGTCccattcttttattgttttgaagacTTTTTAAGAGACATTTTAGGTTCCcagtgaaggaaaataaagaggaagaTACAGAGATTTCCTGCATacctcctgccaccacacctacaTAGCCTTCTTCGTCATCAACATCTCCCACCTGAGTGGTACCTTTGTTACGGCAGATGCATCTCCACTGACACATCATCATCACCCAAAGTCCCTAGTTTGCATCATTCTTCATGTtgcacattctgtgggtttgggcaGATATATAATGAGTGACATGCATCCACTCTTATAATATCATACACAGGAGTTCACTcctctaaaaatcctctgtgctcagTATATTCATCCTTCCttctccccagtgcctggcaaccactgatctttttactttattcatAGTTTTGCCAGAGTCCATGTTATTTTGGCAGAAGAGATAGCTGTATCTGTGTATATTTCCCAATATTTTGCAAATGCCTTAAAGGCGGAGACTGGTTCACTGTTATAACTAGTACTCACTTTCCCTCTTCCTAAGCCACTGCCTAGGAAAGGGATTTTTTACATAGAATATGTCAAAGTACTGTTTATGGTATGAAATGATATTGAAGCAACTGTTTTTCAAACCAATGCAAACAATAAAGAGCACACTACTATTTGTTTTGCTGGGTTTCTGTTCTGTTCTCAATTTATTGCCTATGCACTAGCCATGATGCCAGCTTTGGGGCTGCAGAGATTCATATAACACAAACTCTTCTCTCCAGAGTTGACAACAGATGCACAAAAAGATCACAGTATGGCAATAGGATGTGTCACACTGCGTGTTTGTAGAAGGGAGGCTTGGAATTTGTTAGAGAACGTCTAACTTGCTGTAGGCTGTGGGAAGGGTCTcctagagagagagaaatttgttCAGTCTCCCAGGATGCGAAGACTGTGTCCTGTTAAGGAAGAGATCCATTATGTCCTTGTTGCCATCATAAACTTCATTCAAAAGCATCACATCTGAATGCTTCCTGCAGTCTCTAAGTAGTGTCTGGGTTTACTTCATGATCACATTCAATAGTGATTGCATTGATTTAACTTCTAATAAGATGACATGGAGGATTCaaactatttaaagaaaataataatccagttctctttttttttgtttggtgtaTATGCAAATTGAATAACATGTCAGATGACTTTATTGAGAGCCATGGTACAGACAGACATGGGAGGTTATTGTTTTTGTCTAGTCACGAATTCttaaaagggagggagagaggcagagagagagagagagagagagagagagagagagagagagaagggaagaagagataAGAGATTGAGAGAGATAATGGCTTATCTAAGAAAAAACTAGGAAAAAGATTGTCTTTGGCTTCTCACCATCTGATTTTGAAGATCACAATGATTCTGGGAGCTTCCCTGTGGTCTGAATGCCACAAAGGATAGTTTATCCGAATAGAACTCAAGCTTGGCAGTATTTTTCTGAGGAAAGTAGAAATCTTCCTTCCCCAAATGTAACATCATCTTGTATCATGACTCTACTATGATTTATGACTGTAGAGCATTACCTTTACTTTGAATCTTTCCATTGTAGAGTTGAGGGAAGTGACCTCCAATAGGGTAAGAGCTTTTTGAAGTTCCACAGTTGTCCAAGGTCTCACAGCTGGTAAATGGCAATGTTGGAATCGAAGATCAGGCTTTTCTGGCTCTAAAGCTCTCTTTTACTCTGTAAATATTGTGCATAAGATGgagaaatgttttaatgtttacaAGTGGGGGTTATTATAAGTACTTTGATAAAAGGATGACAAGTGTTTTGTTTGTGTCGTGCAGTTTTAACACTAACTATCCAGAGGTCAAACTTCGCCAGGGCACAATCCCGGACGAACTTGACCTTTAAATACCAGACACCAGCTCAGGGGTTCCCAGGCCACCCATATTCTGAACAACTGGCTACAAATTGTGGGTTTCCTTAACCCCTTCAGGTTCAATAATTTGTtagaatgactcacagaactTAGGAAAGCATCATACatacaattacatttttattatagataCAAGTAACATCCAGTTAAAAAGGAGATCCATAGGATGAGGTCTGAGGAGTCTCACACATAAACTGTCTGTGTCCTCGGGAGTGACCAACCTCCAGGCACACCAGTCTGTATGTATCGTCACCAGAGACACTCAGCTAAGCCTCAGAATTCAGTTTTTACTGGAGCTTCATTGTGACCAGAATACATCCCCAGGCTACTCTTGCCCAGAAATCAGGCTGGTATTACTTGACTGACATCTTAACCCTCTCATCAGGTGGCTGGTCTTTCCGGCATGGCCATCCTCCATCCTGAATTAACTTATTAACATGAAGTGTTTAGGGATTCGTCATGAGTCTCTGGTTAGCAGAAACTATCAAGATGCATGTAACAAAGACACTCTTACCATTTGAGAAATTCTAAGAATTTAGAGAGTATCTCTTAGGAATTAGGAATGAAAAAAAGCCAAATTCTTTATTATACAGTTAGACATTTGGATGACTTGTAAACATAAATTCTTAtactataattttctttcttttttttgtagggCATAACTTGAGTGTTTATCCTAATTTTGATGTTCCAGTGACAAGTCCTACAATAATGAatctaaaagagaaagaagataattGTATGGTAAATAGCAATTTATCTTTTAGGGAAGACCTTGGCTTGTCTGCCATAAAACCATCCCAAGTGGATTCTGATGAAGAAGTTACCAGGTGTCCAGAGCTGGCTGAGAATGCGGCCACACAAAATCATACGGATATGTGCTCTGACTTTCAGGTGTATATGACAATTGGTGAATTTCAAAGCAAAGCAGGTGTGCCTGAAGATGAATGTTGGACTAGCCAAACATCTGATGCTGGGACATATCCCATGGCAGATGTGGACACTTCTAGAAGGAGTCCAGGCCCAGAGGATGAACAGGCCCCAGTGCTGACCTACATTGATATAAAATCTAGCAATAAGAACCCCTCCAGAGCTGAACCTCCGGTGGCCTTCAATGCTCAGCATGAGAATAGGAGCTCTAGAGATAAGCATGGATTAGACAGGACTGGGCTAAGCAAAGTGGTAGCAGGTGGAAGCCACCCAAACACCATCTCATCGGACAAAACAGCTCTCCATGAATTAAGTACTCTTGGAAAGGGAGCAGACCAAGAGGGGAAGATGGTGCTGCTAGGCTTGAAGCTCATCCCCTCTGAGCCCTGTGACCCACTAAGTTCTACCCTGAGGGAGCCCTTAGATGTCAGGTCCTCCCTAAAGGATTCTCATACAGAAGAGCAGGAGGAACTCTCTGTGCTCTCCGGGGTCATCAAGAGATCTTCATCCATCATATCTGATTCAGGCATCGAGAGTGAGCCAAGCTCTGTTGCCTGGTCAGAGGCCCGAAGCAGGGCCCTGGAGTTGCCCAGTGATCGGGAAGTCTTGCACCCGTTTGTTCGAAGACATGCCCTCCACCGGAACTCCCTAGAGGGTGGACACACAGAAAGTAACACGAGTCTGCCAAGTGGCATCCAGGCTTCTCTTACCTCTATTAGCTCTTTACCTTTTGAGGAGGATGAGCGGGAGTTGGCACTCACTAAGTTAACCAAGTCCGTATCTGCTCCCCACATCAGTAGCCCAGAGGAGGCCGCTGAGGATATAGACACCAAGCAGCAAGACAGAGGTTTTGCTGAACCTTCAGATGTGCACAGCAGGAGCCAAGGTTCCCCTGGACCTTGCTCTCAACTTTGCGGTGACTCTGGAACACAGGATACTGGAGTGGACCATCCCCTGGTGGAGATAGTTTTAGATGCTGACAACGAGCAGAGCCCAGGGGACAAAGACAGCCCCAAAGGGAAAGGGAAGCAGTTTGAAGCTCAAGGAGACTGTCTTCTTGATGGCAGGACTGAGAACACTCCAGGTATTGAAACCAAaggtcttaatttaaaaataccacGTGTCATAGCACTCGAAACCCCCAGGACCAGATCTCTTCATAGAGCACTAATGGAAACCCCAAAGGGCAAGCCTAAAGACTTGAAGATGGGTCAGACGGCTCTTTCTAACAGTGGCATCTCAGAGGCTGAGGGTATCTCCCAGCATAAGGTGCCGGAATTGAGTCATACATCAGCTGCTGATGCCACCAACTTGAACTCAACAGGCCAGCGAAGCCAAAGTGGTTCACCTTGTGTTATGGATAACACAGCATTTGATAGAGGAGTGACTGCCTTCCCGGAGGTTAAACATAAAGCAGGCCCTGTGTGCCCCACTGTGACCCATTCCGTTCATTCCCAGGTTTTGAAAAACCAAGAGCTGAAGGCAGGCACTTCCATCACAGGGTCCCACCTGACCTCTGCAGAGACCTTCACTCTGGACAGCCTGAAGGCTGTGGAGGTTGTTAACTTATCTGTGTCTTGCACTGCCACATGTCTCCCTTTCTCATCTGTGCCTAACGAGACCCCTGCCAGGGCTGGATTCTCCTCCAAACAGACCCTGTTTCCCATCACTCATCAGCCTTTGGGATCCTTTGGAGTTGTTTCTACCCATTCCAGCACGCTGGATGAGGAAGTGCGGGAAAGGATGTTTAGGTAAGCTGGCTGATGGGCTTACCTTTCCCACAACAGTCTTTTAGATTTTTCTACATGTATCTCCACTTCATGCATACTATTTCAAAATTTCGATATGTGTCATTATCTgatttaaataaagtaatatatatcATAGTACAGATAATACgtgatattatatatatttaattcatatCATAGGAATTAAGAATGCAGAATACTGGAAGGAAGTAAACATGATCACTAGGTCTACCTCCATATGTAACCACCATGTATATTCTTCTGCATTTTTTCCATGTGAATCTATATCTATTTatgctttttatataaaaataagatcaTTCTGTACAAATGCAAttgtaaatgtttaaattaataaCATCTTATAAATATCTTGTTATGTTTATAAATCtgtattataaaatcattttaatgattATACAATATTCTCTTACATGAACATACCATGATTTATTAACCAAATCCTTTACAATGAACCTTTaaatttcattcaatttttttttttttggaaatggaatctcactctgtcaccaggctggagtgcagctccacaatttcagctcactgcatcctctgcctccagggttcaagcgattctcctgcctcagcctcctgagtagctgggatttcagatgtgtgccaccacgctcagctaatttttgtatttttagtagagatgggatttcaccatgttgaccaggatggtctcaatctcccgacctggtgatctgcccgcctctgcctcccaaagtgccggaattataggtgtgagccactgcaggcagccaattttgttcaatttttattatgaatatcaTAACTCTCTTATGAATAACATTGTTTCTCTACCTTTGCACGTTTAGAAAGCGGAGTTCTTTAAGAGCCTTTGGGGAATACAGTTCTTCATCAGATTTGATCCCTAAGCACCCTTTACCATTGTGTGACTTTTAAGTTTACCTTTGTAATGCCAGAATGCATTTCTTCATCCTCGTGTAGAGTTTACATTCATATTGCTCCCCCATTTATAAACTATCTGATTAGGTATATAATAGAATCATTTTATCAAAACATGCCATCTTATTTACCCTTTTGCAAAATGCTAAAGAGTTACTTGTTAGTGTTGTCTCCAAAAGAAATTGCCACAGGCAGGCAAACATTAGGTCTTTTGTTTGTTGAAGAATATTAAATACCTATCATATGG
It includes:
- the FAM135B gene encoding protein FAM135B isoform X1; amino-acid sequence: MSEVQGTVEFSVELHKFYNVDLFQRGYYQIRVTLKVSSRIPHRLSASIVGQTESSSLHSACVHDSTVHSRVFQILYRNEEVPINDAVVFRAHLLLDGERVEDALSEVDFQLKVDLHFTDSEQQLRDVAGAPMVSSRALGLHFHPRNGLHHQVPVMFDYFHLSVISVTIHASLVALQQPLISFTRPGRGSWLGKGGPDTGQEQSIISLENLVFGAGYCKPTSSEGSFYVPSENCMQHAHKWHRDLCLLLLHAYRGLRLYFLVMMRDIPELPHMDLEALAVEETLSQLCSELQMLNNPEKIAEQISKDLAWLTSHMMALWTQFLDTVTLQSQVTTYLTQEHHTLRVRRFSEAFFYMEHQKHAVLTFQENLIQTHSQLSLDIRNSEYLTSMPPLPAECLDIDGDWNTLPVIFEDRYVDCPATGHNLSVYPNFDVPVTSPTIMNLKEKEDNCMVNSNLSFREDLGLSAIKPSQVDSDEEVTRCPELAENAATQNHTDMCSDFQVYMTIGEFQSKAGVPEDECWTSQTSDAGTYPMADVDTSRRSPGPEDEQAPVLTYIDIKSSNKNPSRAEPPVAFNAQHENRSSRDKHGLDRTGLSKVVAGGSHPNTISSDKTALHELSTLGKGADQEGKMVLLGLKLIPSEPCDPLSSTLREPLDVRSSLKDSHTEEQEELSVLSGVIKRSSSIISDSGIESEPSSVAWSEARSRALELPSDREVLHPFVRRHALHRNSLEGGHTESNTSLPSGIQASLTSISSLPFEEDERELALTKLTKSVSAPHISSPEEAAEDIDTKQQDRGFAEPSDVHSRSQGSPGPCSQLCGDSGTQDTGVDHPLVEIVLDADNEQSPGDKDSPKGKGKQFEAQGDCLLDGRTENTPGIETKGLNLKIPRVIALETPRTRSLHRALMETPKGKPKDLKMGQTALSNSGISEAEGISQHKVPELSHTSAADATNLNSTGQRSQSGSPCVMDNTAFDRGVTAFPEVKHKAGPVCPTVTHSVHSQVLKNQELKAGTSITGSHLTSAETFTLDSLKAVEVVNLSVSCTATCLPFSSVPNETPARAGFSSKQTLFPITHQPLGSFGVVSTHSSTLDEEVRERMFSFYQAKEKFKKELKIEGFLYSDLTVLASDIPYFPPEEEEENLEDGIHLVVCVHGLDGNSADLRLVKTFIELGLPGGKLDFLMSEKNQMDTFADFDTMTDRLLDEIIQHIQLYNLSISRISFIGHSLGNIIIRSVLTRPRFRYYLNKLHTFLSLSGPHLGTLYNNSTLVSTGLWLMQKLKKSGSLLQLTFRDNADLRKCFLYQLSQKTGLQYFKNVVLVASPQDRYVPFHSARIEMCKTALKDRHTGPVYAEMINNLLGPLVEAKDCTLIRHNVFHALPNTANTLIGRAAHIAVLDSELFLEKFFLVAGLNYFK
- the FAM135B gene encoding protein FAM135B isoform X2 — translated: MVSSRALGLHFHPRNGLHHQVPVMFDYFHLSVISVTIHASLVALQQPLISFTRPGRGSWLGKGGPDTGQEQSIISLENLVFGAGYCKPTSSEGSFYVPSENCMQHAHKWHRDLCLLLLHAYRGLRLYFLVMMRDIPELPHMDLEALAVEETLSQLCSELQMLNNPEKIAEQISKDLAWLTSHMMALWTQFLDTVTLQSQVTTYLTQEHHTLRVRRFSEAFFYMEHQKHAVLTFQENLIQTHSQLSLDIRNSEYLTSMPPLPAECLDIDGDWNTLPVIFEDRYVDCPATGHNLSVYPNFDVPVTSPTIMNLKEKEDNCMVNSNLSFREDLGLSAIKPSQVDSDEEVTRCPELAENAATQNHTDMCSDFQVYMTIGEFQSKAGVPEDECWTSQTSDAGTYPMADVDTSRRSPGPEDEQAPVLTYIDIKSSNKNPSRAEPPVAFNAQHENRSSRDKHGLDRTGLSKVVAGGSHPNTISSDKTALHELSTLGKGADQEGKMVLLGLKLIPSEPCDPLSSTLREPLDVRSSLKDSHTEEQEELSVLSGVIKRSSSIISDSGIESEPSSVAWSEARSRALELPSDREVLHPFVRRHALHRNSLEGGHTESNTSLPSGIQASLTSISSLPFEEDERELALTKLTKSVSAPHISSPEEAAEDIDTKQQDRGFAEPSDVHSRSQGSPGPCSQLCGDSGTQDTGVDHPLVEIVLDADNEQSPGDKDSPKGKGKQFEAQGDCLLDGRTENTPGIETKGLNLKIPRVIALETPRTRSLHRALMETPKGKPKDLKMGQTALSNSGISEAEGISQHKVPELSHTSAADATNLNSTGQRSQSGSPCVMDNTAFDRGVTAFPEVKHKAGPVCPTVTHSVHSQVLKNQELKAGTSITGSHLTSAETFTLDSLKAVEVVNLSVSCTATCLPFSSVPNETPARAGFSSKQTLFPITHQPLGSFGVVSTHSSTLDEEVRERMFSFYQAKEKFKKELKIEGFLYSDLTVLASDIPYFPPEEEEENLEDGIHLVVCVHGLDGNSADLRLVKTFIELGLPGGKLDFLMSEKNQMDTFADFDTMTDRLLDEIIQHIQLYNLSISRISFIGHSLGNIIIRSVLTRPRFRYYLNKLHTFLSLSGPHLGTLYNNSTLVSTGLWLMQKLKKSGSLLQLTFRDNADLRKCFLYQLSQKTGLQYFKNVVLVASPQDRYVPFHSARIEMCKTALKDRHTGPVYAEMINNLLGPLVEAKDCTLIRHNVFHALPNTANTLIGRAAHIAVLDSELFLEKFFLVAGLNYFK